A genome region from Maylandia zebra isolate NMK-2024a linkage group LG6, Mzebra_GT3a, whole genome shotgun sequence includes the following:
- the slc25a10b gene encoding mitochondrial dicarboxylate carrier, with translation MTEKRMSRWYFGGLASCGAACCTHPLDLLKVHLQTQQEVKKRMIGMAVHVVKNDGVLALYSGLSASLCRQMSYSLTRFAIYETVRDMMGSTNQGPMPFYQKVLLGAFGGFTGGFVGTPADMVNVRMQNDMKLPPELRRNYKHAIDGLFRVFREEGIRKLFSGASMASSRGAMVTVGQLACYDQAKQLVLGTGMMGDNIFTHFLSSFIAGGCATFLCQPLDVLKTRLMNSKGEYTGVMHCLQETAKLGPLAFYKGLVPAGIRLIPHTVLTFIFLEQLKKHFGIRIIS, from the exons ATGACTGAAAAACGAATGTCGCGGTGGTATTTCGGTGGGCTGGCATCATGTGGAGCCGCCTGCTGCACGCATCCTCTGGATCTCCTTAAG GTACACTTACAGACGCAGCAGGAGGTAAAGAAGAGGATGATTGGAATGGCTGTTCATGTGGTGAAGAACGACGGAGTCCTGGCTCTATACAGTGGTCTATCTGCTTCACTATGTAGACAG ATGTCATATTCCCTCACCAGATTTGCCATCTATGAAACAGTGAGGGACATGATGGGCAGCACGAACCAGGGCCCCATGCCTTTTTACCAGAAGGTCCTGCTGGGAGCCTTTGGAG GTTTCACTGGTGGGTTTGTTGGGACCCCTGCAGACATGGTGAATGTCAG GATGCAGAATGACATGAAACTACCACCAGAACTGAGGAGAAA ctACAAACACGCCATTGATGGACTTTTTAGAGTCTTCAGAGAAG AGGGCATCAGGAAACTCTTTTCAGGAGCCTCCATGGCCTCCAGCAGAGGAGCAATGGTTACTGTGGGACAG TTGGCATGTTATGACCAAGCCAAGCAGCTGGTGTTAGGAACAGGCATGATGGGAGATAACATATTCACACACTTTCTTTCCAGCTTCATTGCG GGAGGCTGTGCTACATTCCTGTGTCAGCCTCTAGACGTACTGAAGACGAGGCTGATGAATTCAAAAGGAGAGTATACA GGGGTGATGCATTGCTTACAAGAAACAGCCAAACTGGGTCCACTCGCATTTTACAAG GGACTTGTTCCTGCAGGAATCCGCTTGATTCCCCACACAGTGCTCACCTTCATCTTCCTTGAGCAGCTCAAGAAACACTTTGGCATTCGTATCATCTCCTGA
- the LOC101479565 gene encoding claudin-4, giving the protein MASTGLQLMGLVLALLGWVCGALVCAAPLWRVSAFVGGEIVIAQVLWEGLWMNCLSQTTGQIQCKTYDSTLALPMFTQAARSLAVLSLLLCLLAIILGVSGAKCTHCMGDNNQDSKARLERIAGVLFIVAGLAYLIPICGTAYAIIRDFYDPNVAAPLKRELGPALYLGWGASILLLVGGALLHIGSPPPGARALPIIGRPAKDDQQTVATGEVKQQEKSFV; this is encoded by the coding sequence ATGGCATCAACAGGTCTTCAGCTGATGGGTTTGGTGCTGGCTCTGCTGGGTTGGGTTTGTGGGGCGCTGGTGTGTGCTGCTCCTCTGTGGCGTGTATCTGCATTCGTAGGTGGAGAGATAGTCATTGCCCAGGTGTTGTGGGAAGGACTGTGGATGAACTGTCTGTCTCAGACCACAGGACAGATCCAGTGCAAGACCTATGACTCCACCCTGGCACTGCCTATGTTTACCCAAGCAGCCCGGAGCCTCGCAGTTCTGTCTTTACTTCTCTGTCTTCTGGCCATCATCCTCGGGGTGTCAGGAGCCAAGTGTACTCACTGCATGGGAGACAATAACCAGGACTCCAAGGCAAGACTGGAAAGGATAGCAGGGGTGCTCTTCATTGTGGCTGGGCTTGCCTACTTGATACCCATCTGTGGAACTGCCTATGCAATCATCAGGGACTTCTATGATCCAAATGTTGCTGCGCCTTTGAAAAGAGAACTGGGGCCGGCATTGTACCTGGGTTGGGGGGCCAGCATACTGCTCCTGGTGGGGGGAGCTCTGCTGCACATCGGCTCTCCTCCACCAGGAGCAAGAGCTCTGCCCATTATCGGAAGACCAGCAAAAGACGACCAACAAacagtagcaacaggagaggtaAAGCAACAAGAGAAATCCTTTGTATGA